From Glycine soja cultivar W05 chromosome 4, ASM419377v2, whole genome shotgun sequence, the proteins below share one genomic window:
- the LOC114409123 gene encoding carotenoid cleavage dioxygenase 8 homolog B, chloroplastic-like: MAFTTLPSIRNSISCPTMLVPDMPHNNISLRNKGFIYKGQHGINLRDFTKANVASPSLPVIAPPTPEERKETTADDRHHHHHHVAWTSIPQERWEGELQVQGKIPLWLKGTYLRNGPGMWHIEDYNFRHLFDGYATLVRVGFQNGRLVAGHRQIESEAYRAAKKNKKICYREFSEVPKAANFLAYVGELASLFSGASLTDNANTGVVKLGDGRVVCLTETQKGSIVINPETLETVGKFEYSDSLGGLIHSAHPIVTDNEFLTLLPDLVRAGYLVVRMEPGTNERRVIGRVNCRGGPAPGWVHSFPVTEHYVIVPEMPLRYCAQNLLKAEPTPLYKFEWHPESKAFMHAMCKTSGKIVASVEVPLFVTFHFINAYEEQDEDGRVTAIIADCCEHNSDTTILDRLRLQNLRSFNGEDVLPDARVGRFRIPLDGSPYGTLEAALEPNEHGRGMDMCSINPNYLGKKYRYAYACGAQRPCNFPNTLTKLDFELKKAKNWHEEGAVPSEPFFVARPGATEEDDGVVISIVSEKNGEGYALLLDGSTFEEIARAKFPYGLPYGLHGCWVPKE, from the exons ATGGCTTTCACCACCTTGCCTTCAATCAGAAACTCCATTTCATGCCCAACTATGCTTGTTCCTGACATGCCTCATAACAATATTTCTCTTCGAAATAAAGGCTTCATCTACAAAGGGCAACACGGTATTAATCTCCGAGACTTCACCAAGGCAAATGTTGCAAGTCCATCATTACCTGTGATTGCCCCACCAACACCGGAGGAACGGAAAGAAACCACCGCTGACGaccgccaccaccaccaccaccacgttGCATGGACTAGTATCCCGCAAGAGAGGTGGGAAGGAGAGTTACAAGTTCAAGGAAAAATTCCATTATGGCTG AAAGGAACGTACCTAAGGAATGGTCCGGGCATGTGGCACATAGAGGACTACAACTTCCGGCACCTCTTCGATGGTTACGCCACGCTGGTGAGGGTCGGTTTCCAGAACGGGCGGTTAGTCGCCGGGCACCGGCAGATTGAGTCGGAGGCGTACCGGGCGGcgaagaagaacaagaaaataTGTTACCGAGAGTTCTCCGAGGTGCCTAAGGCGGCGAATTTCCTGGCCTACGTGGGGGAGCTGGCGAGCCTGTTCTCCGGCGCGTCGTTGACCGACAACGCGAACACCGGCGTGGTGAAGCTCGGTGACGGCAGGGTGGTTTGCCTGACGGAGACTCAGAAAGGGTCCATAGTGATAAACCCTGAGACGCTGGAGACAGTGGGGAAGTTTGAGTACAGTGACTCATTGGGGGGTCTTATTCACTCTGCACACCCCATTGTGACGGATAACGAGTTTTTGACGTTGTTGCCTGATTTGGTGAGAGCAGGGTACCTTGTGGTGAGGATGGAGCCTGGCACCAATGAGAGAAGGGTCATTGGAAGGGTCAACTGTAGGGGTGGTCCTGCACCTGGTTGGGTCCATTCTTTTCCTGTTACTGAACACTATGTTATTGTGCCTGAAATGCCGTTGAGGTATTGTGCTCAGAATTTGCTCAAGGCTGAGCCTACTCCCTTGTACAAGTTTGAGTGGCACCCTGAGTCCAAAGCTTTTATGCATGCCATGTGCAAGACTAGTGGGAAAATT GTGGCAAGTGTGGAAGTGCCTCTGTTTGTTACTTTCCATTTCATAAATGCGTATGAGGAGCAAGATGAAGATGGGAGGGTGACGGCGATTATTGCCGACTGTTGTGAGCATAATTCCGATACTACCATTCTTGATAGGCTTAGGTTACAGAACCTTCGTTCATTTAATGGTGAAGATGTTCTACCTGATGCTAG GGTTGGTCGGTTCAGAATACCACTGGATGGAAGTCCATATGGAACACTAGAGGCAGCATTGGAGCCAAATGAACATGGGAGAGGCATGGACATGTGCAGCATAAACCCTAATTATTTAGGGAAGAAATATAGATACGCATATGCTTGTGGAGCACAGCGACCTTGTAATTTTCCCAACACCCTCACCAag CTTGATTTTGAATTGAAGAAGGCTAAGAACTGGCATGAAGAAGGTGCTGTGCCCTCAGAACCCTTCTTTGTGGCACGACCAGGAgcaacagaggaagatgatg GCGTGGTAATCTCCATTGTCAGTGAGAAAAATGGAGAAGGATATGCGTTGCTGTTAGATGGTTCCACCTTTGAAGAGATTGCTAGGGCCAAATTCCCCTATGGACTTCCATATGGGTTGCATGGATGCTGGGTTCCAAAAGAGTAG
- the LOC114409124 gene encoding probable transcriptional regulatory protein At2g25830 isoform X2: MRNKTTMRAVLQLQALTARLSLSPSNFVRRKSLWFDANRDNSQVRRIWPSTPVCMGRRSIKIAGRKGAQDAKKTKLYSRIGKEVVSAVKRGGPNVTSNSVLAAVLGKAKELDLPKDIVDRNIKRANEKGQEAYIEKAYKVYGYGGVSMVVEVSTDKVHRSVTKIREVIRDYGGKMADSGSVTFKFKRVRLVNIKDTNADKDQLLAIALDAGAEDVIEPPTYEDDTEEDRSER; this comes from the exons ATGAGGAATAAAACGACGATGAGAgcagtgcttcagcttcaggcTTTGACAGCTCGGCTTTCACTTTCCCCCTCCAACTTCGTTCGCCGCAAAAGCTTATGGTTCGATGCAAATAGGGATAACTCCCAAGTGAGAAGGATATGGCCTTCCACTCCTGTTTGTATGGGTCGCCGTTCCATCAAAATTGCCGGGAGAAAG GGAGCCCAAGatgcaaagaaaacaaaactatACTCAAGGATCGGAAAGGAAGTCGTGTCTGC TGTAAAGAGAGGTGGTCCAAATGTAACATCCAATTCAGTTTTGGCTGCTGTACTTGGGAAAGCCAAGGAGCTTGATCTCCCTAAAGATATTGTTGACCGCAATATCAAGAGAGCTAATGAGAAAGGACAAGAGGCTTATATCGAGAAAGCCTACAAG GTTTATGGTTATGGAGGAGTTAGTATGGTAGTTGAGGTATCAACTGATAAGGTACATCGTTCAGTGACAAAGATTAGAGAAGTGATAAGGGACTATGGAGGAAAGATGGCAGATTCTGGATCTGTGACGTTTAAGTTTAAACGTGTTCGGTTAGTAAATATTAAAGACACTAATGCTGATAAAGATCAGCTGCTTGCCATTGCTTTAGATGCTGGAGCTGAGGATGTAATTGAACCTCCAACTTATGAAGATGACACTGAAGAGGATAGGTCAGAAAG GTAG
- the LOC114409124 gene encoding probable transcriptional regulatory protein At2g25830 isoform X1: protein MRNKTTMRAVLQLQALTARLSLSPSNFVRRKSLWFDANRDNSQVRRIWPSTPVCMGRRSIKIAGRKGAQDAKKTKLYSRIGKEVVSAVKRGGPNVTSNSVLAAVLGKAKELDLPKDIVDRNIKRANEKGQEAYIEKAYKVYGYGGVSMVVEVSTDKVHRSVTKIREVIRDYGGKMADSGSVTFKFKRVRLVNIKDTNADKDQLLAIALDAGAEDVIEPPTYEDDTEEDRSERYYKIVGSSENFSFIPSKLPDNSSELLPNTLVVVCF, encoded by the exons ATGAGGAATAAAACGACGATGAGAgcagtgcttcagcttcaggcTTTGACAGCTCGGCTTTCACTTTCCCCCTCCAACTTCGTTCGCCGCAAAAGCTTATGGTTCGATGCAAATAGGGATAACTCCCAAGTGAGAAGGATATGGCCTTCCACTCCTGTTTGTATGGGTCGCCGTTCCATCAAAATTGCCGGGAGAAAG GGAGCCCAAGatgcaaagaaaacaaaactatACTCAAGGATCGGAAAGGAAGTCGTGTCTGC TGTAAAGAGAGGTGGTCCAAATGTAACATCCAATTCAGTTTTGGCTGCTGTACTTGGGAAAGCCAAGGAGCTTGATCTCCCTAAAGATATTGTTGACCGCAATATCAAGAGAGCTAATGAGAAAGGACAAGAGGCTTATATCGAGAAAGCCTACAAG GTTTATGGTTATGGAGGAGTTAGTATGGTAGTTGAGGTATCAACTGATAAGGTACATCGTTCAGTGACAAAGATTAGAGAAGTGATAAGGGACTATGGAGGAAAGATGGCAGATTCTGGATCTGTGACGTTTAAGTTTAAACGTGTTCGGTTAGTAAATATTAAAGACACTAATGCTGATAAAGATCAGCTGCTTGCCATTGCTTTAGATGCTGGAGCTGAGGATGTAATTGAACCTCCAACTTATGAAGATGACACTGAAGAGGATAGGTCAGAAAG GTATTATAAAATTGTAGGTTCTTCAGAGAACTTTTCATTTATACCATCTAAGCTGCCTGATAATAGTTCTGAGCTTCTTCCAAATACCCTGGTTGTGGTTTGTTTCTAA
- the LOC114409125 gene encoding protein unc-13 homolog, translating into MAHLFRDLSLGHSKRDSTPPLPPPPIMPPKPAAVTAADDLPSPLGQLSASLSDSDLALTAYEIFVAACRTSSGKPLSSAANHSSTNSPSQNSPNSPALQRSITSTAASKVKKAFGLKSPGSASRKSPGSGSGQGKPKRPLTVGELMRNQMRVSEAMDSRVRRALLRISAGQVGRRIESVVVPLELLQQLKASDFTDQQEYDDWQKRTLKVLEAGLILHPHMPLDKSNSAVQRLRQIVHAALDKPIETGKNTESMQVLRSAVMSLANRSYDGSYVDSCHWADGIPLNLRLYEMLLQSCFDANDESSIIEEFDELMEQIKKTWGILGLNQTLHNLCFTWVLFHRFVVTGQLDLDLLSAADGQLAEVAKDAKTTKDAEYSKVLSSTLTSIMGWAEKRLLAYHETFDRGNVETMQGIVSLGVAAAKILVEDISNEYRRRRKNEVNVARERIETYIRSSLRTAFAQIMEKADSSRRASKNQPNALPGLVILAKDVGSLAVNEKQVFSPILKRWHPLAAGLAVATLHACYGNELKQFISGITELTPDAVQVLRAADQLEKDLVQIAVEDSVESEDGGKAIIREMPPYEAEGAIANLVKIWIKTRIDRLKEWVDRNLQQELWSAQANQEGYAPSAVEVLRIINETLDAFFQLPIPMHPALLPEVMNGLDRCLQYYVIKAKSGCGSRNTFLPTMPALTRCTIGSKFQGFGKKKDKSPNPQKRNPQVATNGDSSSGIPQLCVRINTLQWILGEFDVLEKRIITLLRNSESAHVEDFSNGLAKKFELSPAACLEGIQQLCEAAAYRIVFHDLSQVLWDGLYVGDPASSRIEPFLQELERKLMFISDTVHERIRTRIITEIMRASFDGFLLVLLAGGPSRSFTRKDSQIIEDDFKFLKELFWANGDGLPSELIDKFSTTARSILPLFRTDTETLIEQFKRLTMETYKSSARSKLPLPPTSGQWNPSEPNTLLRVLCYRNDESASKFLKKAYDLPKKL; encoded by the exons ATGGCTCATCTCTTCAGAGACCTCTCATTGGGCCACTCCAAGAGAGACTCCACGCCGCCGCTGCCGCCACCGCCGATAATGCCTCCCAAGCCCGCCGCCGTCACCGCCGCCGACGACCTTCCCTCTCCGCTCGGCCAACTCTCCGCCAGTCTCTCCGATTCCGACCTCGCGCTAACGGCGTACGAGATCTTCGTCGCCGCGTGCCGCACCTCCTCCGGCAAGCCTCTCAGTTCCGCTGCCAACCACTCCTCCACCAATTCGCCGAGTCAGAACTCTCCGAACTCGCCCGCGCTCCAGCGATCCATAACCTCCACAGCCGCCAGCAAGGTCAAGAAGGCCTTCGGTCTGAAATCTCCCGGTTCGGCCTCCAGAAAGAGCCCTGGCTCCGGTTCGGGCCAGGGAAAGCCCAAGCGCCCTCTCACCGTCGGCGAACTCATGCGCAACCAGATGAGGGTTTCCGAAGCCATGGATTCGCGCGTTCGACGCGCGCTGCTCAGGATTTCCGCTGGCCAG GTTGGAAGAAGGATTGAGTCTGTGGTGGTTCCGCTTGAGTTGTTGCAGCAGCTCAAGGCTTCGGATTTTACTGATCAGCAAGAGTACGATGACTGGCAGAAGAGGACCTTGAAGGTTCTGGAAGCTGGTTTGATTTTGCATCCTCACATGCCGTTGGATAAGTCCAATTCCGCTGTGCAGCGTCTGCGGCAGATTGTTCATGCTGCATTGGATAAGCCTATAGAAACCGGGAAGAATACTGAGTCTATGCAGGTTCTTCGTAGTGCTGTTATGTCTCTTGCGAATAGGTCATATGACGGGTCTTATGTTGATTCGTGCCACTGGGCGGATGGGATTCCTCTGAATCTGCGGCTTTATGAAATGCTTCTGCAATCCTGCTTTGATGCTAATGATGAATCATCGATTATTGAGGAATTTGATGAGCTAATGGAACAAATCAAGAAGACCTGGGGAATCCTTGGATTGAATCAGACGCTGCATAATCTCTGTTTCACTTGGGTTTTGTTTCACCGGTTTGTCGTGACTGGCCAGCTGGACTTGGACTTGCTGTCTGCTGCTGACGGCCAGCTGGCGGAAGTTGcgaaagatgcaaagacaacaAAAGATGCAGAATATTCCAAAGTTTTGAGTTCTACATTGACTTCAATTATGGGGTGGGCTGAGAAAAGGCTCCTTGCTTATCACGAAACTTTTGACCGGGGAAATGTTGAAACCATGCAGGGCATTGTCTCTTTAGGGGTAGCAGCAGCTAAGATTTTGGTTGAAGATATATCCAATGAGTATCGCCggaggagaaaaaatgaagtCAATGTGGCACGTGAAAGAATTGAAACTTACATCAGGTCATCACTGCGTACTGCTTTTGCCCAG ATAATGGAGAAAGCTGACTCCAGCAGGAGAGCGTCCAAAAATCAGCCAAATGCTCTTCCTGGCCTTGTCATCCTTGCAAAGGATGTAGGTAGCCTGGCAGTCAATGAAAAGCAAGTGTTCAGTCCAATACTTAAGAGATGGCATCCTTTGGCAGCAGGTCTTGCTGTGGCCACCCTTCATGCATGCTATGGAAACGAATTGAAGCAATTCATATCAGGAATCACAGAATTGACACCTGATGCTGTTCAAGTTTTGAGAGCCGCAGATCAGTTGGAGAAAGACCTTGTGCAGATAGCTGTTGAGGATTCAGTGGAAAGTGAAGATGGTGGTAAGGCAATTATCCGTGAGATGCCTCCTTACGAGGCTGAAGGTGCAATTGCCAATCTTGTGAAAATATGGATCAAGACTAGAATAGACAGACTGAAGGAATGGGTCGACAGAAATCTGCAGCAAGAG CTGTGGAGTGCTCAAGCAAATCAGGAAGGATATGCCCCATCTGCTGTTGAAGTTTTGCGAATTATAAATGAAACTTTAGATGCTTTCTTTCAGCTTCCAATACCGATGCATCCTGCATTGCTTCCTGAAGTAATGAATGGTCTTGACAGATGCCTTCAGTACTATGTTATCAAAGCAAAATCTGGCTGCG GATCACGGAACACATTTCTTCCAACAATGCCTGCGTTGACCAGATGCACTATTGGTTCAAAGTTTCAGGGCTTTGGGAAGAAAAAGGATAAATCTCCAAATCCTCAGAAGAGAAATCCTCAGGTTGCAACAAATGGGGATAGCTCCTCGGGAATACCCCAACTCTGTGTTCGCATAAATACTTTGCAATGGATCCTGGGTGAATTTGATGTTCtggaaaaaagaataattaccCTTTTACGGAACTCTGAATCTGCTCATGTAGAAGATTTTTCAAATGGATTAGCAAAGAAGTTTGAACTATCTCCAGCTGCATGTCTTGAAGGAATTCAGCAACTCTGTGAAGCTGCAGCATATAGAATTGTCTTCCATGATCTAAGCCAGGTATTATGGGATGGTTTATATGTTGGGGATCCAGCATCTTCAAGGATTGAGCCATTTCTTCAGGAACTTGAGCGGAAGTTAATGTTCATTTCAGATACTGTTCATGAAAGAATTCGCACACGAATTATTACTGAAATAATGAGAGCTTCCTTTGATGGATTCTTGCTTGTATTGCTTGCTGGAGGTCCCTCACGTTCTTTTACCCGGAAGGACTCTCAGATCATAGAGGATGATTTCAAGTTTCTCAAGGAGTTGTTTTGGGCAAATGGGGATGGTTTGCCTTCTGAATTAATAGATAAATTTTCAACTACTGCAAGGTCTATCCTTCCCCTTTTCAGAACTGACACAGAGACCCTCATTGAGCAGTTCAAACGGTTGACCATGGAGACATATAAATCCTCTGCCAGGTCCAAACTCCCATTACCTCCAACTTCTGGACAGTGGAATCCATCAGAACCAAACACATTGTTACGTGTTTTGTGCTATAGAAATGATGAATCAGCTTCTAAGTTTCTGAAGAAGGCATATGATCTGCCTAAGAAACTTTAA
- the LOC114409126 gene encoding ultraviolet-B receptor UVR8, translating to MEDAGGKIVKSGQVSRKVVDVAAGEAHTLLLTGDGSVYCWGKGMFGRLGTGAEKDELLPVQLNFGYPNPNGTEGTFKIVGIAAGAYHSLALAEDGAVWCWGYNFYGQLGINGEESHDNEYAVGDNSLVPRILNKFLELHPPDSSSSGVSEAESKTPLKICAVKAGGMMSLAIDNHGTLWMWGNCPRQSKEGGLALVSSFTPTPVWDFQGHTVVKVACGNEHVVALVSAGETYNGEDLVCYSWGYNSRGQLGLGDRESRLHPEVVRTFDEESPYEVACGAFHTALLTRKKKPSDTVESTCWTFGLGDNGQLGHGTTQSTLFPTPVKELPQNVSLICVDCGLFHTSVVSSDGDVWSWGMEKGLGLCPDASRAGTDSGDALSPRLMSCQPHQLKFPDPVKVACGAAHTVIVARKGYRMWSWGRGRSGVLGDGKGFDCYTPTAVLWPSTMEDSEEEEVKSSGEQDKAREKETGLTTETEEKLSSALNELKLLQTKLSIMEKYASILHGSIFGKPFDEQDIPVSLRNSGSFDIAKEWESMLEAADQRKLIRLEMFYRDMLTGVKDELMKRRIKEIVQECLQSSEVKK from the exons ATGGAAGACGCCGGCGGGAAGATTGTGAAGTCCGGCCAGGTGTCGCGTAAGGTGGTTGACGTGGCTGCGGGGGAAGCACACACTCTCCTTCTTACTG GGGATGGCAGTGTTTACTGTTGGGGCAAGGGAATGTTTGGACGGCTCGGGACTGGGGCAGAAAAGGACGAGCTTTTACCAGTACAACTCAACTTTGGATACCCAAATCCAAACGGAACAGAAGGCACTTTCAAAATAGTGGGAATTGCTGCCGGTGCTTATCACAGTCTTGCTCTAGCAG AAGACGGAGCTGTTTGGTGTTGGGGTTACAATTTCT ATGGTCAACTTGGTATAAATGGAGAGGAATCACATGACAATGAATATGCTGTTGGAGACAATTCTCTAGTGCCCCGCATACTGAACAAGTTTCTTGAATTGCATCCCCCTGATTCTTCTTCATCGGGTGTGTCTGAAGCAGAAAGTAAAACACCACTTAAG ATATGTGCTGTCAAAGCTGGAGGAATGATGTCTCTAGCTATTGATAACCATGGGACCCTGTGGATGTGGGGAAACTGCCCACGACAAAGCAAAGAAGGTGGGTTAGCACTTGTAAGCAGTTTCACTCCAACTCCAGTTTGGGATTTTCAGGGCCACACTGTTGTCAAGGTTGCATGTGGAAATGAGCATGTTGTAGCTCTGGTTAGTGCTGGAGAGACATACAATGGTGAAGATCTAGTGTGCTACTCTTGGGGTTATAACAGCCGTGGCCAATTAGGCTTGGGGGATCGAGAGAGCAGACTGCATCCGGAAGTTGTTAGAACATTTGACGAGGAGTCCCCTTATGAGGTAGCATGTGGTGCCTTTCACACTGCTTTGCTCACTCGTAAAAAGAAACCTAGTGACACAGTAGAAAGCACATGCTGGACCTTTGGCCTTGGGGATAATGGCCAGCTTGGGCATGGAACTACACAAAGCACATTATTTCCTACACCTGTTAAAGAATTGCCACAAAATGTATCACTTATCTGTGTTGACTGTGGTTTGTTTCATACTAGTGTTGTTTCCTCAGATGGGGATGTGTGGTCATGGGGAATGGAGAAGGGCCTTGGCTTATGCCCTGATGCTAGTCGTGCTGGAACAGATTCGGGCGATGCCCTCTCTCCCCGTCTCATGTCATGCCAGCCCCATCAACTTAAATTTCCAGATCCAGTTAAAGTTGCATGTGGGGCCGCACATACTGTTATTGTTGCACGAAAGGGATATAGAATGTGGTCTTGGGGTAGGGGAAGGAGTGGAGTTCTTGGAGATGGTAAAGGGTTTGATTGTTACACTCCTACAGCTGTGCTATGGCCTTCTACAATGGAGGATtctgaggaagaggaagtaAAAAGCTCCGGTGAGCAAGATAAGGCTAGAGAAAAGGAGACTGGATTGACAACAGAAACAGAAGAGAAATTATCTTCAGCATTGAATGAGCTGAAGCTGCTTCAAACAAAGCTATCTATAATGGAAAAATATGCTAGTATACTTCATGGTTCTATTTTTGGAAAACCTTTTGATGAACAAGATATCCCTGTTTCATTGCGGAATTCAGGTTCATTTGACATTGCAAAAGAATGGGAGAGTATGTTGgaggcagcagatcaaaggaagCTGATTAGGTTGgaaatgttttaccgtgacatGCTTACTGGAGTGAAAGATGAACTAATGAAGAGAAGGATCAAGGAAATTGTACAAGAGTGTCTCCAATCTTCAGAGGTGAAAAAATag